The Halostella limicola genome includes the window GGCGTCTTCGACGCCGCGGAGACGCTCCGCGAACCGCTCCAACCGCGCAACCAGCCCGTCACTTTCCTCGCTCCGGACTGGCTCCCCGTCCCGATGCTCCGGCGCGCCGAGCGCGCCCGCGAGCACATCGAGTCGGTGATCTACGACATCGTCGCGGAGCGCCGCGCGAGCGACGCCGACCGCGACGACCTCCTGTCGATGCTGCTGGACGCCGACGCCGAGATGGACGACGAGCAGATCCGCGACGAGATATTCACCTTCCTCTTCGCCGGCCACGAGACGACGGCGGTCACCCTCACCTTCACCCTGGACCTGCTGACGCGAAACCCCTCCGCCGCCGCCCGTCTCCGCGAAGAGGTCGACGACGTCGTCGACGGCCGCCCCGAGATAGCCGACGTCTTCGCGTTCGAGTACGTCGAGGCCGTCGTCAGGGAGGCGATGCGCCTCTACCCGACCGCCCACGAGATCCGGCGCGAGCCGGTCGAGGACGTCACGTTCGGCGGGTACCGCGTGCCGGAAGGCGCGCTCGTCGTCCTCCCGACCTCCGTGCTCCACCGCGACGAGCGCTTCTGGGACGCCCCCGACGAGTTCCGGCCGGAGCGCTGGCTGGACGACCGGGACCGACCGGAGTTCGCGTACTTCCCGTTCGGCGGCGGCAAGCGCCGCTGCATCGGCCAGCAGTTCGCGATGACCGAGGCCCAGCTCGTGCTCGCCACGCTGTGTGCCGACTTCACGTTCGAGCGCCGCTACGACGACCTCGACCTGTCGGCGCCGGTCACGCTCCAGCCGAAAGGCGACGTGCCGATGACGGTCCGCGAGCGATAGGTCGTCGGCCGACCCACCGTCGCGGTCCGTTCACCACGTCACGATCCGGGCGAGCACGAACACCAGAAGCGCAGCCAGGAGCGTCCCGAGGATAGTCTCGACGCCGGCCAGCATGCGCGCCAGGAAGCCGATAGGCTGGATGTCGCCGTAGCCGAGCGTGGCGAACGTCACCACGCTGAAGTAGAAGCTCTTGAACATGACCCTGGCGATCCACCAGGCGGGCGCCTCCTGCGGATTCTCGATCGAGTACGTTATCGACCCGCCGTTCCCGACTTCTCGAATGCCGCCGGTGAGGGGGTACAGCAGCGCGGACGCGGTGATCACGATGAGCGACACCACTAAGATCCGGTACGGGCTGCTCCCGTACTTCATCGCCCACTTCGAGGCCGACCACTTGATCGCCTCCGCGTAGTCGCCCTGGTGCCACGCCAGCCGACGGCGGGCGTCTTTCTCCTGGTTGTAGCTCCGCTGGGCCAACCTCGGGAGCGCGTTGTCCTGATACAGCTGTTCGAGCTGTCGATACGCCCAGGCCGCGGCCTCTAACCGATGGACGTCGCTCAATTTCGGCTCGACGGATTCTTGATCGTAGGGGGAAACCGCCCCGAGATCCGTCGATCCCCCGATGTGGACGTCGGTGAGGACCGCATCGTTGAGGAGCGCCTTCTGGAGCGTCGCCCGGCGGAGGTCGGCGTTGGTGAAGATGGCCCCCTCGAGATTGGCCTCCGAGAAGTCCGTGTTTATCGCGCTCACGTTCGTCAGGTTCGTGAGCATCATGTCCGCCCCGGAGAAGTCGGCCCCGCGCAGGTCGGCGCCGGTCAGGTCGGCGCCGATGATAGACGAGTTGGCGAACCAGTCGACCCCGCCGAGCGCTGCTTCTCGGAGATACGCCCCGTCGACATCCACCGCCGACCCCTCCTGAACCTCCTCGATCGTCTCCTTCGTCTTCCCGTCGACCTTGGCGTGCCAGACGCAGCGGTCGTGATCCTCCCAGGTTGGACGACTGCAGGGATCGCTGGAGAAATCGTCGTCGATCAGCCCGATCTCGAGCCGATAATCGCATTGATCGCCTTGTGCATCCGCCATACCCGCTTGACAACCGCCATCCTCAAACCGTCGGGGGTGCCTACAGCGGCTCTCGCGCCTATTTTTCGGTAGTTCGATGCTATAGAGGAAGCTTCGGAAGCCCAGACGACTCCGTCTACGGTCTGCGGGGCCTTCCCACCACTTCACCGCGCGTCGCCATCGGCGGTAGCACCGACGATCGCTGGCAGCCAGCCCCGCTGACGAGCCGCTGCCGACGACAGGTTCGGTTCAGCTGTCCGCTTCACTCTCGCGCTTGACGTTCCAGCAGTCCTCGCCCGTTCTCTCCAGCACGGCCGGTTCTCGGAGCGTCACGCGCTCGCCAGTCGGCGTCGCCTCGCGCTCGCAATCGGCGCTTACCCGATTAAGACGGCCTAGCAGTTGCGCAGTCGGCGGTTTCTGCGCCGCCGCGCAGTCGTAAATAGTGAGTAATCCCCGCTCTCGCTCGCCGTACACGACGATTCGGGCGTGTCGCGGGAGTTCCCACGCGTTTTCGCCTGTCTGCGCGAGCTTGTTCATACGCTGTGTAGTACCAGTTCCGACTAAACTTTAAGTGTGATAGGTAGGGTTTCGGAGTTACGCATGCTGTATTAAGTGGCTAGTTTATATCTTTAGCTGATGTGGAGGAATGATTGGATTATTGGGCTGCTAACCGTTCCATAGGTAATAATCGAAACGATAGTCCTCGACTTTGTGAGTCGGGGTTAGAGTGGCTGACGGAGAAATCGCAATGACAGACAACAACTCAGCAGACGAGCGGAACCTAGACCGGCGGACGTTCGTGAAAGGAGCGGCAGCCACTGGTGTAGCAGCAGCGGGACTCGGATCGATGGGTAGTGCTGCTGCCCAGGAGAACATCAGGAACCTGAACGTCCAGATCAGCAGTGGTCTGGTGAATATAAGCAATATCAACGCCTTGCAGAACGTCAACGTAAGCGAGGTCGACGTCACCGTCATCGGCGGAGACGTCAACGTCAACGTTGAGAATATCGCTAACAACTTAGACATTGACGTTTCGGACGTACAGGTTGTCAACGTCGAAAACGTCCTTAACGACAGCGTCGTCCAAGTTGCAGTCGGCGTCCTCGGTAGTGCTGGAAACCTCGTCGCAGCAGGTAGCGACGCTGCCAATCTCTAAGCAACGTAAACGGGCGTTCTTCGGCAGGAGATTTTTTGATGCAGTACAGTTCCGCTACGTGTTCACGTGACGTTAGAATGTTTCGACGAAGGAACGGTTACTGACACAGTCAAGTGCCGCAGAACGTCTAACAAAATCTACCAACTGTTCTAGTCGTCCGCAACGCGCGTTTCCCTCTCCAGCATCGGCGTTCCGTCGGCCTTCGGCCCTAACTCCGGCCCGTGCGGGCGGTCATCGGGGTCGATGACGCGGCGCTGCCGGTAGTCGGTCGAGCGCTCGACGGGGGTGCGCCCGATGGCGGTGATCATGTCGACGTACTCGTCGAACGAGCGGTACTCGCCGTAGTCGCCGCCGGCGCGTTTCGTGATCTCCTCGGAGAGGATGGTGCCCATGAAGTCGTCCGCGCCGCAGTTGAGCAGTTTCAGGCCCTTCGCGTCGCCGAACTTCACCCACGAAGACTGAACGTGGTCGACGTTGTCGAGGAACAGCCGCGAGACGGCGATCATCAGTTCGTCCTCGGCGTCGCTCGCGCCGCCGTCGACCATGCCGTACTCGTACAGCGGCGTGGTCTCGTGGATGAACGACAGCGGCACGAACTCGGTGACGTTGTCGGTGCGGTCCTGCAGGTCGCGCACCCGTTTGAGGTGCATGACGCGGTGCATCTCGTTCTCGACGTGGCCGTACATGATCGTCGCGGTCGTGTCGAGACCGACGTTCGCGGCCGCCTCCATCGCTTCCAACCATTCGTCGGTGCCGATCTTGCCGGGACAGATGACGTCGCGCACCTCGTCGACGAGGATCTCGGCGGCCGTGCCGGGGACGCTGTCGAGCCCGGCGTCTTTCAGGCGACTGTACACCTCCTCGTAGGACCAGTCGGTGCCGCGGCGGGCGTGATACGCCTCTTCGGGCGTCATCGAGTGGAGGTGGACGCCGTCGACGGCCATCGCGTCCATCTGCTCGCAGTAGGTACCGGGGTCCGTGTCGTACCGCTCCGGCGGCTTGTAGTTCAGGTCGCCGCGGTCGCTCGCCGCCAGGATCTCTTGGTGCTCCTCGTCCAGCACGAACGCCGGATGGAGGCCGGAGACGGAGGTGACCTCGTAGATCCCCATCTCGACGGCGTCGCGGATGATTTCACGGGACTCCGCCGGCGTCTTCGTGAAGCCCGGGTGGGCCTCGTCGCTGTCGGCCTCGAAGTTCTCGGCGGTGTCCTTGAAGTTGCAGAACAGGCAGCCGGTGTTGCACGCCGTCGTCACGTTGTTGTTCAGGTTCGCGACGAACGTCACCTCCTCGCCCACGACCGCCGCTCGCCGGCGGTCCGCCGCTTCGAGCACGCGCTCCTTCCGGTCGGGGTCGATCCCGTCGACGTCGGTGCCGGTGGTCAGCAACTCGACGCCGTCGGCGACGGTCAGGCGGTCGCCGTCGCGGGCTTTCGCCAGCGCGTTCTCGAACGACTGGTCGGTCTCGGGGCGGTGCCGGAACTCGTAGTCGTCCGGCACCCCCTCGCTGGTCTCGAACCTGTCGGCCATTGTCTCGTAGAGCGCGGGCCAGCGCTATAACGCTGGGGATAGGCGATCCCGCCTCGGCGGTCCGCGCCAGACGGCGCCGGTCACAGCGCGTCGCCGGTGAGCGCGCGCTCCACGTCGGCGTCGGACATCCCCATCGCGTCGGCGATCCGCCCCAGCAGCTCCATCTCCTCCGGATCCACGTCGTCGTCCGCGGCGGCGACGACGGCGGCGAACTGGAGCGCCTGCTCCTTGCCCGCCGGGGTGAGCATGTCGCTCAGGCCGCGCGCGACCTGGACCGCGTTGGTCACGGACTCGGCGCCGTCGCGGATCCGCCGCTCTATCTCGTCGGTCGGGTAGTCGGGGTAGAGTTCGACGGCGGCGTCGCGCATCGCCGTCGCCTCCGCCTTCGTCGCCTGCCCGTCGGTGAGCATCGTCGCACAGCCGAGGCGGATCAGCGCGCGCAGGTGGAACTCCGCCTCGGTGTGGCGGGAGGGGTCGAACGCGTCCGCGTCGCGCAGGAACTCGTAGTCCATGCCGGAGTCGTTCAGCGACTCGGCCAGCGCGCTCGTCGGGCCACGGTTGACCAGCGACCGCCCGACGTCGTACAGCGTCGCGAACGGCGTGATGACGATGGCGGTGATGCTCCACCAGCCGGTGAGGAGGTTCTTCCCCGCCATTCCCCACAGTTTCCGGCGGTTACAGCCGTGACACCCGACCGACTGCACCGTCGTGATCCGGTACGCGAGCAGGAACCCGGTGACGCGGTACCCCTTCGCCAGCTCCTCGATCGGGCGCTCGCCGCAGTGCTGGCAGGCGATGTCGACCGCGACGGCGCCGTCCGGCACCGACCCGCGGCGGGCCGCCGCCTCGCTCGATGCGGCGGCCGACTCGCCGGGCGCGGTCGCGGGGTCTGGAGTGGCGCCCGCCGGAGCGCCAGCGGCGGTCGCCCGTTCGCCGGGCGCGGACGCCGGCTCGGCCGGGCCGGCGATCCCCACCAGCGACGCCGAGCAGTGCGGACAGGCGTCGGCGGACGGGTCGACGTCGCGCTCGCAGTCGGGGCAGACGGCGTCGTCGACCGCCGCGGACTCCGTGAACCCGAACAGCGACCGCAGTCGCTGGGGGATCATCGGCGCGACCGTGTCGCTGTACTCGACCACGAGCGGTTGCGCGAACACCCCCATCAGACCCACCGAAAAGATCGGCACGGCGGCGAGCGTCGGGTCGAACGTGGCGGAAAGCACCGCGGCGTAGGCGTACACCGGCAGGACGCTCCCGACGACGGCCGTCGACACGACCAGCCCCGGACGCCGGAACTTCCACACGACGGCGGCGACCGCGACCGCCAGCGCGGCCATGACGGCGTAGGCGGACGGGGCGGTGCCGGCGAGGCGGCCGAGCACTAGCCCGGCGGCGGCGCCGGTCACCACGTCCGCCCCGCGCCGGTGCAGCCCGGCGGCGGCGACGCCCGCGACGGCGCCGACGGCGGCCCCGCCGGCCAGCGCGGCCGGGTGCGCGACCGGGAGCGCGATCGCCAGTCCGCCGACCGCGCCGACCGCGGCCGCCATCGGCCGGGGGTACGACTGCAGGAGCCAGTATCCGCCGAACGGGATCGCGACGACGGCCCCCAGCGTGAGCGGGAGCGTCAGGAACGAGGCGAGCGCCGACGCCACGCCGATCAGATCTACCACAGGCGACCATCGCCGGACGAGCCGTCGCGGCGAACTGATATGTAGGTATACATTTCTATAGTTTAACGCACATCATCGGGACTTAATTTTTTCTACTCGAGAGGTAGATCGGCCACTTCGACCCGAAACGGACGGCGATCGAGCGGCGGCTCTCGGCGGCGTAACTGAAACCTTCTTAATCCGCGCCCCCGCCAGTTGCACGTATGACCGTGGTGGTCGGCGCGTGACTCGCGCCTCGGTAGAACTGCTCCGGAGCCTCGGGATCCGCCGGGGGTGGCTCGCGTGACGAGCGTCAAGGAGTTCCGCATCGACGAGGCGGCGACCGAGAGCGACCTCGGCGCGGGCTCGTTCGTGTTCACGGACGACTACTCCGTGTTCGACTGGGGGAAGATGCCCGACGAGATCCCCGACAAGGGCGCGAGCCTCTGCTCGATGGGGGCGTACAACTTCGAGCTACTGGAGTCCGAAGGCGTCCCGACCCACTACCGCGGCGTCGTGCCGCGGGACGGCGGCGACCCCGTCCCGCTCGACGACGCGGACGAACCGCCCCGCGAGATGGCGATCGACCTGACGCAGGTCCCCGACCTCCCCCACGAGGGACGGGAGTACGACTACGACGCCTACCACGACGAGGCGGGCGAGAACTACCTGATCCCCCTGGAGATCGTCTTCCGCAACCGCGTGCCGGTCGGGTCCAGCCTCCGCCGCCGGACCGACCCGTCGGACCACGGCCTCGACTTCGCGGAGTGGCCCGACGAGGCCGTCGACCTCGACGAGCCGATCACCGAGTTCTCCACGAAGTACGAGAAGGGCGACCGCTACCTCTCCCGCGAGGAGGCCGACGACATCGCCGGCGCGGCGTCGATCGACGACCTCGAAGCCGTCGCCCGCGAGGTGAACCGCCTCGTCACCGAGCGCGCCGCCGAGGCCGACCTGCGCCACGAGGACGGCAAGATCGAGTGCCTGTACTACCGGGGCGAGATCCGCGTCGCCGACGTGGTCGGGACGTTCGACGAGAACCGCTTCAGCTACGAGGACACCCAGATCTCGAAGGAGGTGCTCCGGCAGTACCACAAGCGCACCCAGCCCGAGTGGGTCGAGGCGGTGCAGGCGGCGAAGGAGGCGGCCAAACGCGAGGACGTCGCGGACTGGAAGTCGCTGTGCGACGCCGCGCCCGAACCCCTCGACGACGACGTGGTCCAGATCGCCCGGGACCTCTACGCCGCCGGCGCGAACGCCTACGTCGGCCGCGAGCTGTTCGACGCGCCGCCGCTCGACTCCGCGATCGGCGAGGTCTGGCGGCTCTGACGGCCGGGCCGGTTCCCGGACACCTGCGGGAAGAGGTCGATTTAAGGCCGCCGCTCGCCTCGGTCCGTGCAAATGGTCGACCCGACGTCGGATCTCGGCGAGGACGTGAGCGAGGAGGACGCGCCGGAGTGCGAACAGTGCGGCGACCCCGTCGTGGCGGACTCGGACCACCGCGTCCGTACGTCGGTCGAGGACGGCACCGTCGAGCACCGGCACTTCTGCGGCGACGACTGCCTCGACGAGTGGCGCGCCTGACGGCCCTCTCTCACCTGTTCTCGACCGGCGTCCACGTCCGCCCGGTCGCGCCGTCGTAGCGCGAGGCGGGCCGAACGAGCCGGTTGTCGTCGAGCTGCTCGAGGCAGTGCGCCGTCCACCCGCCGGCGCGCGCCACGCCGAACGTCGCCGTGAACAGGTCCCGCGGAACGCCGACGCCGTGGAGCAGGGCGGCGGTGTAGAACTCCACGTTCGTCTCCAGCCTGCGGTCGGGTTTGTGCTCCGCGAGCGCGTCGACGGCCACGTCCTCGAACTCCCGGACGGTCTCGAAGAAGTCGGCGTCCCCGCGCTCCTCGTAGAACCGTTCCGCGGCGGTCGACAGCACCGCCGCGCGGGGGTCGCGGACCCGGTAGACCCGGTGGCCGAAGCCCATCAGGCGCTCGCCGGCATCGAGTTTCTCGCGAACGTACCCCTCGGGGTCGCCCGACTCGTGGACGTCCCGGAGCATGTCGAACACCGGCCCGGGCGCGCCGCCGTGGAGCGGCCCCTTGAGCGCGCCGACCGCGGCGGTCGCCGCGGAGACCACGTCCGACTCCGTCGACACCACGACCCGCGCGGTGAACGTCGAGGCGTTGAGGCCGTGGTCGATGACGGCGTTCAGGTACGTCTCCAACCCGCGCTCGGCGGCAGCCGAGGGCTCCTCGCCGGTCAACATGCGGAGGTAGTTCCCCGCGTGGCCGAGGTCCGGGTCGGGCGCGACCGGCTCCTCGTCCTGCCGGTACCGCCAGTACATCGCCACGATGGTCGGGAACGCGGCGACGACCCGTCTGGCGTCCGCTTCCGGGTCACCGTCGTCGGTGCCGAGGGTCGCCGCCGCCGCGCCCATCCGGAGGGCGTCCATCGCGGGCTTCCCGTCGGCGGCGGCCCGCCGGAGGACCGCCCGCACCTCGTCGCCGATCTCCCGCCGCCCCGCGAGGTCGGCGCGGAACTCGTCCAGCTCGTCGGCGGTCGGCAGTCGGTCGTGCAACAGCAGGTAGAAGCTCTCCTCGAACGTCGCGTTCGTCGCGAGCTCCTCGACCGGGTAGCCGCCGATGACGAGCTCGCCGGTCTCGCCGTCGATGTCGCTGAGCCGCGTCTCCGCCACCGCGATGCCGTCTAACCCCGGGGAGAACGTGTCGTCACCCATACGCCCGGTGCACCGGCCGGCGGGTTAATTCTTCCCCGGGCGTGCCGGTCGCTGTAGGTACTGAACCGGCGAAAAAGCGGGCGGTCGGTCGACGGGCGCGTCGGGGTCTCCGCCCCCGCCGTGCCAGTCAATCGTCGGCCTCGTTGGCTGCGACCGCGGTCTCGGGATGAGCCCCTCGACCGATCAGTCGTCAGCCGATTCCTCGACCGACTCCCCGTCGGCAACCGCCTTCCCGATGCCGTCGAGCGGCCGGTCGGGGTTGGCCTCGGTCGCCTCGCGGGTGAGGCCGAGCTGGTAGTCGTCGGCGTCGTCCCGCAGCGTCGTGCGGCCGCGGTGGACGCTGACGTCGTTGCCGAGGTGGAGCTTGACCGCTTCGAGCAGGGCGTCGGCTTCGAGGGGCTGGCCCCGGTTCCGGAGGTCCTCCACCGTGGCGTCGTCGGGCACGTCGAACGCGCGTTGGGTGATGATCGGGCCCTGGTCGAGGTCCGTCGTCACGTAGTGAGCGGTGACGCCCGCGATGCGGACGCCCTCCTCGAGCGCCTGCCGGTAGGCCTTCGCGCCGGGGAAGGCCGGCAGGAGGCTCGGGTGGATGTTGATGATGCGGTCCTCGTAGCGGAACACGACGTTCGGGCTGAGGATGCGCATATACCGCGCGAGGACGATGAGGTCGGTGTCGTACTCCGCAAGCAGGTCGAGCAGTTCGTCCTCGTCGGGCTGTCCCTTCTCGTCGCCGATATCGTGGAACGGGACGCCGTACTGCTCGGCCAGCGGCTGCAGGTCGTCGTGGTTGCCGATCACGACGCTGATGTCCGCGCCGAGGTCGTCGTTGGCCCACGCCTCGAACAGCGCCTCAAGGCAGTGGGACTCCTTCGTGACGAGGACGGCGATCTGCTGGGTGTCGCGGTCGCTCGGGAACCGGACCTGCACGTCGACCCCGAGGTCGTCGCCGAGGTCGTGGAGGTCGCGGCGGAGCGTCGCGTCGGTACAGACCATGTCGGAGGTGTCCACCGACATCGTCATGCGGAACAGGCCGTCGCGGACGGCCTGGTCCAGGTCCTCGATGTTGATTCCGCGCTCGAACAGGAGCGACGTCACTCGCGCGATGAGTCCGGTGTCGTCTCCTCCGATCACCGTGATCTCGGTCAGGTCGGTCGTCATCGCCTCCACCTCCTGTTCGATTGGAGCGGCGTCATCGGCAACCTCTCAGCCACGCGTCGGGAAAAGCCTTCTTTTCGGCGCGAACGTTGGGTAGGCACGAACGTGTATACCGAAGACGAGTCACAAGAGTTTTTGAACACGAACGCGCCTGTTCAGGTGATGACCGCCTACACCGCCACCGTCACGGTGCGACTCAAGCGCGGCGTGTTAGACCCCGAGGCAGAGACGACCCAGCGCTCGCTCGAACGCCTCGGTTTCGAACTGGAGGACCTGCGCTCCGCGGACCGCTTCGAGATCGATCTGGACGCCGAATCGCCCGAGGCGGCGGCCGACCGCGTCGACGAGATGGCCGAGCGCCTACTCGCGAACCCGACCATCCACGACTACGACGTGAGCGTCGACGAGCGATAGATACCGATGACCGTTGCCACAACGATTACGACGCTCTGCTCCCACACGAGGTGGTCGCTGTGACCGTCGCAATCGTCCGCTTCGGCGGTTCGAACTGCGACCGCGACGCCGAACGCGCGCTCTCACACCTCGACATCGACGCCGAGATCGTCTGGCACGAGGACGGCCTCCCGGCGGAGACGACAGGCGTATTGCTCCCCGGCGGCTTCTCCTACGGCGACTACCTGCGCGCCGGCGCGATGGCCGCCCGCTCCCCGATCATGGAGGAGGTGCGCGAGGCCGCCGCGGACGGCGTCCCCGTGCTCGGCGTCTGCAACGGCGCGCAGATCGGCTGCGAGTCCGGTCTCACGGAGGGGGCGTTCACCACGAACGAGAGCGCGCGCTTCCAGTGCGAGCGCGTCCACCTCCGGGTCGAGCGCGCGGACACGCCGTGGACGGCGGCGTACGAGGAGGGCGAGGTGATCGAGGTCCCCATCGCCCACGGCGAGGGCCGCTACGAGGTCGACGACGACCGCCTCGCCGAACTGGAGGACGAGGAGCGCGTCCTCTTCCGGTACTGCGACGAGGACGGCGAGCGCACCGCCGAGGCGAACCCCAACGGCTCGAAGCACGACGTGGCGGGCGTCCTCGGCGAGGACGAAACGGTCGCCGTGCTGATGCCTCATCCCGAGCGCGCGACGCTTCCCGACGTCGGGCCGACCGACGGCCAGGGGATCCTCCGCGGGTTCGAGCGCGCCGACTAACTGTATCATTTTAAATACTGTCGGTGGAACATTCAAGTTCGTCCGCCGCGTTGCTCGGATGAGACGGAACAGTAACGGAAATATACATGTCGAAAAGGAAAACTGTCCTCCACGTCGACCCGGCGAGCGCCGTCAGGTCGCGCGTCCGCGACGCGCTCTCCGACGCGGGCGCGAGCGTCGAGTCGGTCGGCGACCTGTCTGCGGCGCGCGCGGCACTCGATGAGGCGTCGTTCGACTGCGTCGTCGCCGAGACGGCCCTCCCGGACGGCGATGGCCTGTCGCTAATCGACGCCGCGGCGGGCGCGTTCGTCGCCTACACCGACGCCGGAGACGAATCGCTCGCCGGGCGCGCGGTCGCCGCCGGCGCCGACGGCTACGTGCCGAAGGCGGACGGCGTCGCCACGCTCGTCGAGCGCGTAACGGCGCTGCTCGACGGCGGGGAAGAGCGGTCCGACGAGCCCTCGGCGGAGCGCGCCGCCAGCACCGCCGCCGGCCTCTCCATGCTCGTCGAGCAGTCGCCGCTCCCCATCGTCGAGTGGGACCTCGACTTCCGCGTCGCCGCGTGGAACCCCGCGGCGGAGGAGCTGTTCGGGTACGAACGCGCGGAAGCGCTCGGTCGCGCTCCGACGGAACTCATCCTCCCGGCCGCCGAGCGCGAGGCGGTCGACGCGGTGTGGGAGGACCTGGTCGCGGGCGAGGGCGGGCGGCGGATCGTCAACGAGAACGTCCGGAAGGACGGCGAGACGGTCGTCTGTGAGTGGAACAGCGCCCCGCTGGTCTCCGACGCGGGCGAGGTGGTCGGCGTCCTCTCGTTCGTCCGGGACGTCTCGGAGCAGGTGCGACGCACCGAGGCGCTGGAGTCGCTACAGGAGACGACGCGGGAGATGATGCGGGCGGAGACGAAAGACGGCGTCGCCGAGACGGTCGTCGACGCCGCCTTCGACCTGCTCGGCCAGCCGCTCGCGGGCGTGCGGCTGTACGACGCGGAGACCGGCCGCCTCGAATCCGCCGCCGCGACCGACGCCGCGGTCGAACTGCTCGGCGACCTCCCGTCGGTGGGCCCCGGTGACGGCATCATGTGGGAGGCGTTCGCCGCGGACGAGCACGCCGTGTACGACGCGGTGCCGGTGGACGAGACGGTCTACGGCGACGCCTTTCCCGACGGTATCGGGAGCGTCTCGTACTTCCCGCTCGGCGACCACGGCGTGCTCGTGCTCGGCTCGCGCGAGAC containing:
- a CDS encoding cytochrome P450, whose amino-acid sequence is MPPENTAAERPRESRPTRGDRPAAVRDPPGPRGLPLLGNTHQWIRGPIEFKERCADYGRVVNYEIMGTDAYMLTHPDDVERVLVTEGDRFPKHEGSNEQLRESLGDGLVTSEGDLWERQREAIQPAFYMDHIKRYADIMVDRSAARTTAWRDGDVRAMKPEMMRLTMEILVEAMFGSDLDLAERGVFDAAETLREPLQPRNQPVTFLAPDWLPVPMLRRAERAREHIESVIYDIVAERRASDADRDDLLSMLLDADAEMDDEQIRDEIFTFLFAGHETTAVTLTFTLDLLTRNPSAAARLREEVDDVVDGRPEIADVFAFEYVEAVVREAMRLYPTAHEIRREPVEDVTFGGYRVPEGALVVLPTSVLHRDERFWDAPDEFRPERWLDDRDRPEFAYFPFGGGKRRCIGQQFAMTEAQLVLATLCADFTFERRYDDLDLSAPVTLQPKGDVPMTVRER
- a CDS encoding pentapeptide repeat-containing protein codes for the protein MADAQGDQCDYRLEIGLIDDDFSSDPCSRPTWEDHDRCVWHAKVDGKTKETIEEVQEGSAVDVDGAYLREAALGGVDWFANSSIIGADLTGADLRGADFSGADMMLTNLTNVSAINTDFSEANLEGAIFTNADLRRATLQKALLNDAVLTDVHIGGSTDLGAVSPYDQESVEPKLSDVHRLEAAAWAYRQLEQLYQDNALPRLAQRSYNQEKDARRRLAWHQGDYAEAIKWSASKWAMKYGSSPYRILVVSLIVITASALLYPLTGGIREVGNGGSITYSIENPQEAPAWWIARVMFKSFYFSVVTFATLGYGDIQPIGFLARMLAGVETILGTLLAALLVFVLARIVTW
- a CDS encoding twin-arginine translocation signal domain-containing protein codes for the protein MTDNNSADERNLDRRTFVKGAAATGVAAAGLGSMGSAAAQENIRNLNVQISSGLVNISNINALQNVNVSEVDVTVIGGDVNVNVENIANNLDIDVSDVQVVNVENVLNDSVVQVAVGVLGSAGNLVAAGSDAANL
- the cofH gene encoding 7,8-didemethyl-8-hydroxy-5-deazariboflavin synthase subunit CofH codes for the protein MADRFETSEGVPDDYEFRHRPETDQSFENALAKARDGDRLTVADGVELLTTGTDVDGIDPDRKERVLEAADRRRAAVVGEEVTFVANLNNNVTTACNTGCLFCNFKDTAENFEADSDEAHPGFTKTPAESREIIRDAVEMGIYEVTSVSGLHPAFVLDEEHQEILAASDRGDLNYKPPERYDTDPGTYCEQMDAMAVDGVHLHSMTPEEAYHARRGTDWSYEEVYSRLKDAGLDSVPGTAAEILVDEVRDVICPGKIGTDEWLEAMEAAANVGLDTTATIMYGHVENEMHRVMHLKRVRDLQDRTDNVTEFVPLSFIHETTPLYEYGMVDGGASDAEDELMIAVSRLFLDNVDHVQSSWVKFGDAKGLKLLNCGADDFMGTILSEEITKRAGGDYGEYRSFDEYVDMITAIGRTPVERSTDYRQRRVIDPDDRPHGPELGPKADGTPMLERETRVADD
- a CDS encoding TerB family tellurite resistance protein; this encodes MVDLIGVASALASFLTLPLTLGAVVAIPFGGYWLLQSYPRPMAAAVGAVGGLAIALPVAHPAALAGGAAVGAVAGVAAAGLHRRGADVVTGAAAGLVLGRLAGTAPSAYAVMAALAVAVAAVVWKFRRPGLVVSTAVVGSVLPVYAYAAVLSATFDPTLAAVPIFSVGLMGVFAQPLVVEYSDTVAPMIPQRLRSLFGFTESAAVDDAVCPDCERDVDPSADACPHCSASLVGIAGPAEPASAPGERATAAGAPAGATPDPATAPGESAAASSEAAARRGSVPDGAVAVDIACQHCGERPIEELAKGYRVTGFLLAYRITTVQSVGCHGCNRRKLWGMAGKNLLTGWWSITAIVITPFATLYDVGRSLVNRGPTSALAESLNDSGMDYEFLRDADAFDPSRHTEAEFHLRALIRLGCATMLTDGQATKAEATAMRDAAVELYPDYPTDEIERRIRDGAESVTNAVQVARGLSDMLTPAGKEQALQFAAVVAAADDDVDPEEMELLGRIADAMGMSDADVERALTGDAL
- a CDS encoding phosphoribosylaminoimidazolesuccinocarboxamide synthase, whose product is MTSVKEFRIDEAATESDLGAGSFVFTDDYSVFDWGKMPDEIPDKGASLCSMGAYNFELLESEGVPTHYRGVVPRDGGDPVPLDDADEPPREMAIDLTQVPDLPHEGREYDYDAYHDEAGENYLIPLEIVFRNRVPVGSSLRRRTDPSDHGLDFAEWPDEAVDLDEPITEFSTKYEKGDRYLSREEADDIAGAASIDDLEAVAREVNRLVTERAAEADLRHEDGKIECLYYRGEIRVADVVGTFDENRFSYEDTQISKEVLRQYHKRTQPEWVEAVQAAKEAAKREDVADWKSLCDAAPEPLDDDVVQIARDLYAAGANAYVGRELFDAPPLDSAIGEVWRL
- a CDS encoding DUF7576 family protein → MVDPTSDLGEDVSEEDAPECEQCGDPVVADSDHRVRTSVEDGTVEHRHFCGDDCLDEWRA
- a CDS encoding citrate synthase/methylcitrate synthase — encoded protein: MGDDTFSPGLDGIAVAETRLSDIDGETGELVIGGYPVEELATNATFEESFYLLLHDRLPTADELDEFRADLAGRREIGDEVRAVLRRAAADGKPAMDALRMGAAAATLGTDDGDPEADARRVVAAFPTIVAMYWRYRQDEEPVAPDPDLGHAGNYLRMLTGEEPSAAAERGLETYLNAVIDHGLNASTFTARVVVSTESDVVSAATAAVGALKGPLHGGAPGPVFDMLRDVHESGDPEGYVREKLDAGERLMGFGHRVYRVRDPRAAVLSTAAERFYEERGDADFFETVREFEDVAVDALAEHKPDRRLETNVEFYTAALLHGVGVPRDLFTATFGVARAGGWTAHCLEQLDDNRLVRPASRYDGATGRTWTPVENR